The genomic segment GGCATTCtctgatctgttagaaattcaGGATTCAGAGAGAATCTGGGATGACTTTTCCCTTGGATTCAAGTCTCAACAGCACAAATTCCATCTGTCTTATACTTTCAGGATATAAGAGAAAAACTTCCCTAGATACTAATGTATAGATTCTGCTTGGTGGTTTCAAAATACTCCCTTACCACCTACCTTCTGGGCCTTGGTCTTCAGTAACTTccagttaaaatataaataactaaaatgaagCTCCTTATAAAAAAAACCCGCTACTAAACTTTACTGTAATTTCATCATATTAACATGATGACATGCATGTGTTTTCCAGTTTTTTGAACAAATGAGACATGTTTGGAGCTTGGGGTTTTGTGGAGGCTCAGAGGCCATCTGCCTTCTCTCCTCCACTGTCATGAGCTGGCCATATCAGGAGCACAGGAAGAACAACAAACTTTCCCACAAGCACAACCTTGCATTCTGACCATGTGATTTCTGCACAATAAAGTGGGCTTCGTGATGGGCCAGATTTTAGCCTCGTGTTGTCTGGTATCTGGCATAGTCACCATCAAAGATTGAGCACTTCCATTGTTTTCTCCTTCAGGGAAAGGAGCCACTTACTTGGGCAAgacgacctgcaccctcttgggCACCATCATGCTGGTCCAGCTGTCTATGGTCTTGGTGCTGATGTGAGGGATGATGGCGGAGAGTGGGGTGGAGCTCTCACTCGGCAGCGCAATCAGCATGCTGATGCTCTCCCCGTGGTAGGGCAGTTCAATGAAGTTGTACCATAAGCCATTGGGGGTGCTTGCTGACCCTAAAGAAATCAGAGGCAGGTTCAGTAGGCCCTTGATGACTTCCAAACATGGTGGGAGTGACCGCTGGTCACCATGGTAGATTCAGAAGAAAGAGAGCCATACAAAATAGCTTCCTTAGGACAAAGACACTTAGAATACAGTGCTTTGCACGAAGTTGATTCTTATCatatgaataaagaaatgaatttgAGCTGCCAGAGAAGGATTCTTTTGGCCAAGACTATGTGTGCATGttgaagagaagggagggaaggaataaACAGCTTCCATTGTTTAGGGCCCAATCTGTGCCAGCCCAAACCAACCATTTCCACACAGTTGCAATCAGTGTCCCATAAGGTAGGTATAAGAGGTCTGTGTTACCACTAGGGAAGCTACCATTAGAGGAATTCGGTAACTTGCCAAGGGACACATGGCTAAGAAGTGGAGCACCAGGACCTGGGGTCAGTATGTCTAATGCCAAAGACCATCTTCTTACTTCACTACCCTGACTCCCTGCTCACTCTTCATTCATTCCAGTAACTATCATTAGGGCTCTTAGATAATTTGTGGTACTCGTGCTTACTAATAACAAACCAAGAATGACTTAATCAGTATTTGTCAAAATGTCATGTAGAGAACTCTTGCAACTTGCAAGATGCTCGGTGGACAAACTGGGGATAACTTTAGTTATCCCCAGATCTCCCAAACTAATCTGATCTTAGAACCTTTTTATCCCatgtaaaatattcaaaacatttaGCAACTGAGCAGCCTGCCTGAGCATCTCGGATGAGAGTGAATAAAAGTGTAGTCACGATGGGCACTGGCGAGAAGCCCAGCTCATAGGGACGGGCCCAGAGAGGCTACCAGCTCCCTGGGGAAAGTCTTAGACAGAGCACTTTAGGATCCCATGGAACCTCTACATTCGGCATGTACtgagttataaaaataatgtggTGAATGGAAAACCAGCATTTCTAGACTTATAGTAGATTTCTGAAAAGTTTTATTAAACATATCTgaaactttttaagaaaaactcGGCAACCTTGGTGAGGTTATTTAACCTCTGTGTGCCTCTGAGCATGGAGGATGGAGACACCAGTGCAGGAGATCTGGAGTTACAGGACTTGGATTGAAATCCTGGTTCTGACACACACTAGTTCTTGGACTTGGGCAAACTCCTTATCCAGGGGTTGTTGAGATGATTAAAcgtgaaaaaaaaatacatgtaaggGACTTAGCAGGGCCAGACCCAGGGTGAGTGCCCACTGAGCAGggccccttcttcctcttcctctaaatGACCTAGAAGGACACCATGTttaaggaagaggaaagagaaagtgaTTTCTCTCATGATTGCCTTTTCTTTGAGGAGGACCTTTGCCAATCACTGCACTGGAGACAGATAACATCCAGTCAGGTCTCCACAGATGGGGGAAGGGTGGCAGAGAGACAGTGAACTTGTCTTTGTTACATAACAAACACTTTTAACTATGAAATGTGATGAAAATAGTGAAGCAATTAGAATGGCTGACACTACAGGGTGACATTGCAGGTTCCTCTTAAGAAAGAAATATGTGGCAATCTGTGCATGTGCAGGCTCAGGCTGGCCCGGGTTTGTCTTGGGGCTACCGTTAATGAAACACGGGACCCTCGTCTCTGCTTTTACCCTGCATAACACAATGGTctcagaagaaatggaaaaaatccatgggaaagtgagaaaaaaaatcacttcctaATAATCCCTTTAATCCTCAAAGAAAACATTAGGTCCCTCCTCTGGCAGAGCTAATTTTTAGAAACTGAAATGTGGGAAGCAGTTAATAAATGATTACCCCAGGGCGAGGAATAAGCACCTGGAGGTATTCATTAACCACTTCTAGAAGTGTTTAGTGTTCAGATAAGGATTGGGGTCATGAATAATAAAAACTTATGAGCTGAGTGTGCTTGAGGCGAGGAGACAGCGTCTATTTCCGCCGGTTAATCCAGCCTCGACTGGAGACATCATTAACTAACCATTTATATCCAGTCACTCACGTCTGCCTCATGATTCCTTTCTCCCTggctctgcttctgcttctgatCACAGGGGCTGATGACAAATGTCAGCTAGGATCCCTCGGAAGAAACCCCTTCCATGCTTATCTTTACTTGGCAGCTTGAGGAGCCAGGAGACAAAAATAACATATGTCCTCTCCTCCCACTCAGTCCCGAAAGCACTGCTTTCACAGTGTCGCCTTATGGAAGGCAAGCGCAGAGGTCAAAGACATGAGATCTGGAGTTATaggacctggattcaaatcctggctccgaCACACACTAGCTCTTGGACTTGGGCAAATTCCTTATCCAGGTCTTAGTTTATTTATCTGTGCAATGGGATAACAGTGTCTACCTTACAGAGctgtgaaaatgaaatgagaatatATCTGCACACATCTACTGATGTCAGCAGTTTTGTAAAACACTTCCCTTCCTAAGTGTTAGGTTGCTGCTCAAACAGTTGAAACAGAATTGATCCACCAAGAGAAAGCCCGCTTCTGGGCAGGAtgaatcagacagagaaagggtaTTTGGGAAGCTGGTGTGGGGCAGCTTTAAATCTTTTGGGAATGTCTGTGGAATTCCTTGCATTTTCATCTTTGACTACTGAAACATACAGTAAATGAGGTCccctcactttttattttgttagaatGGGGAATGTGTGCAAAAATTGGCCTTAAGATAACACAGCTGCACTTTGGCTCTGAGCTGATGGCCATGCTAGCATTCTGCTAGAGTCTTCTTGATTCCAACTTTGGGGCAAAAGAGCCTTTTCTTATCCTCAGTTGCTTCGCATGATATGTTTCTgcaggaatttttaaatatatgttatctttttaaaaagtttattgagTGAATGGCAACATTTTACCAAGAAGGATGATGAATAATAAATGAGAGGAAAGTGACTTTGTTTATTGCATCCCTCATATAAAGCATTCCCTAATTTAAGAATCGGGCAGCTAGTGAAATGTTGAACAGTGCTTGAAGCTAATTCGCACTGAATATACAAAGAAAATACATGGAAAACACACGTCCTGGTATAGGTTGGAGATGTCAAGACTAACTTATACAGTGAAAAGAAGAATAATGTTAATCGGACCACCAATGCTTTGATAAAACCAGGTTTAAAATGCAAACACCAGACTCAGTTATCTATGCTGTGGTAATGGCAGCAGAAGTGGGCCATGTTTTTGTTTCCTGATTGCAAaatgaatacatatttaaaatttaaagttgaaataaagaaaaagaataatttgaAATACCACCTCTGCTAACATTTAATTGAACATCCTCCAACACAGGTCTCTAGAGACGTATGAATATATAGCAAGTATTTTATACAAATGGGATGAATCAGCATCTGTTGCTCTATAGCTTACCTGAAATCAACCATGTATTAGAAAGGAGCCTTGCACGTGTGAACTTACCGCTCCGGAACAGAGAGAGCTGGGCTAGCATGGGCACTTGGTAGGACTTCCCGTCAGCTGCCACAAACGGACGTTTCTTTGTGTTCTCGGGTCGAAACCGTGATTTCCACAAACCCTTAAAATACAGGGCGTTGACCAGGACCATTCTGGTGAGCACGCCGTCGATCAGGTCAGGGGAGAGCAGGTTGTCGATCTTACCTGTGAAGTCATAGAACACACAAGGAAGAAACTCAGGAttggcagaggcagctgctggatCAGGAGAATGGGAAAATCAAAGGATTCTTAAATGACTTAGAAAAGCAATTTTTTTACATCACCCTTGTGTACTTTCTGATTCTTTTTCTCACTAAAAAGTAAAGCTGAAAACAAGTTAAAAATCAGAGATCGGGAAAGACTTTAGAGATCCTCTATGTAGGGATTACTGAACTTTTCATCAAGAAATTCTTTTATACCTAGTCCCTATCAGCCCCATGCTTTAGAAAAATTTACTCATCCAAATAAGCtatacagcagtgatggcgaaccttttgagctcggtgtgtcagcattttgaaaaaccctaacttaactctggtgccatgtcacatatagaaattttttgatatttgcaaccatagtaaaacaaagacttacatttttgatatttaatttatatatttaaatgccatttaacaaagaaaaatcaaccaaaaaaatgagtttgcatgtcacctctgacacgtgtgtcataggttcgccatcactgctatacagtatttaattattaattaagtTCCCTATTTTGGCTATAATAATGGACACGTGTGATGACCAGTGAGGGGTTTTGGTCAGCACAAGATAAGCAGTTGGGCTGTTTGAACCACTGAGTTGATTTAATCACAGTCAAAATAAAGGAACACTTTATCCTGCACAGTGTGAGAAAAGGTGAATGCCTAAGTTCTCGTAAGATTTTTAGAAATGTTGAGCATTGGTTTGTAATCTGGTTAAGGAAGAGTGGAAGTTAAAATCGCTGCCTATATTTATGGGTCAGGGATCAAGCTAGGTGCTAATATTagagagatgaaaagaaatgagTTCTCTCCCAGAACTCCTAATTTTGAAGGAAAACGCTCTTTGCCAGACGTCAAGATGTGGGGAGGGTCCACCCCGCTTGTGTCAGGAgtgagggagcagccactgaCGTTCTGGGAGGCTCCGTGAAGCCACAGGATCCTGCAAAGTGCTACCTGGACTTCACACTTTGGATTTTTTCATTGGCTTCATATTTGAAGATtcagctgagtgtgtgtgtgtgtgtgtgtgtacaagtgCAAGAGAGATCACTAATACTCAAGGCTATTAAAAATTAGTTCAATGcagcctgtttaaaaaaaaaaaaaaaaagagtgcataATGTAAGTGCAAGTTATAATGTATTAAATGACGAGTTTATGAAGAAGCAACAATGTCTAATTCAGAAAAGAGATTTAAGTCCTTTTAAATGAAACGCATGAGGATTCTGGTGTACAATAAACAAACATAAAGAAATCACCGGAGAGAAGCAGACCCAGGTTTCCCTGACAGTTTCACCATTGCTCCCTACTTCCACAAGGGGGCACCAACGCCGCCTTACCTTAGGATCTGAAggaaaatacatgttttaaatagCCATTATTCATACAAGGCCGGCCTCTGCCAACAGACTGTGGGAAGGAAGTTAGAGCTTTGTGCTCCAGCGATAGCAAGCTCCTTAGAGCTGGTCCCCCCATAGTGAATGTTTCTTGCCTTTGCTGGGAACATCACCCAGTGCAGCCCGTACCTGCCTTTAAAGACGTAGCTCCATGGTCCCTCTTGTCCACCTTTCTGAGCCTCCCACTCATCTCCCAGGAGTTTCCATAAAGCCCGGTGCTCAGCACCACCATGACACTGAGGGATTTTGTTCCAGACAAATGTAatgtgtctgtctcccccaaCTGAACCACGAATTGTGCAAGAACAAGGACCCTGTCATTCATTTCCTAAAATTCTGCCTAGCTCTGTGTTCAGTGTATGGTCAGTGCTCACCAAGTGTCTGAAGAAATCtcttcaggctttttttttttttttttttgctaagatAAATAAAACCTCTGATTGCCACTGGTAGGACTAAGATATTGTAAGGagacatgaaaacaaaataaacagaaaagataaagaaaggcAAGAAATGCATAGCTTAGAGGCAATGAGGCACACGGGGTACCTGCCATCAGTAACTGCCATAAACATGCACCCATTGTCCATCCACGTGTCTTCCAATACACTCACCATCCACCTACCTatttaccctttttaaaaatatatatttttattgatttcagagaggaggcaCCTGCTTCCTGAGATGACAGAACCAAGAGTCAGGGAAGGTGAGAGAGACCAATCCTGAATATTAAAGGCTGCAAAGGACACTCCAGGCAAAGGAGAAAACAGATACAAAGGCAGGAAGAAATGAGCAGCAAAAATTTCAAAACAGACAAGGGCCAGTGCATGAGGTTTCTGGGGATGAGATGCAGTGAGGAAAGAAGAAGGTCTGCAGGGCTGTATTCTGCTCTGCTGCCTGTGctacaggggaaaaaaatccccaaGGGACACGAGTAGGGGCAcgaaaagggaaggaaggcagcCCGAGTTGTGGGGCCTGctcagaaagaaaagacagaccaGCCAGTGAGGTCTTGGCGTTTGCCAACAGAAAGGCCACTGGACTTGCAGACACGTGTTAGGATCTTAGAGTCTAACTCACGCTTTCATTCACAAAGTGTAAAATCATACAAAATGTTGCCCAGGGAGCCGTGACCACTCACCCCTGGTTTCATTTTTAACCCACGCGTTGATGGAATCACAGGCGGAGGCTGGATCCTTAAAGTTCACATTCCGGACTTCGCACTGAAACACATCTTTGTTCCTGGTAATAAAAGGCACTTCGATTTTAGAGCCATTCTTCACAAACATTGCATTAGCCACCGTCACAATATCTTTATTCTTCTTGGAGACGATGGCCTTGTTGATCTTCTTTAACGTTTTACCAGCTCctagaggggaaaggagaaagcaTGGCAGTATTTCCACAAGAATTTTGAGaagttatttttcaaagtatCTTCTATCTTATGGCAATAACAACGGTATAAGCAAGATAATACGAGCAGTGTTCTGTGTCCTCGTGttaagaaaagggggggggggtgtaattAAATAAAGTACAACTGTTAATAGGTCTTAAAAATCGGTCATGCTTTGAGCATCGAATCAGGCACATTGAAGGCATTTTCAACACCTTTCCCATGTGGACCTCATTCTCCTGGGGGACTTTCTTGGTACCAGGTGGACAGGAAGATTGGTAGGCGCCTCAATTATGTAGCCATGGAGGGATACATGAAAGGAATCTTCCCAACCCATTCTCTTTCTCACTTAACAATCGTGACTGCTATTTCCTTTCCTGCCAAAGATTTAACAACATGATTACCTTTTTCtattttgggaagaaaaaaaaaaaagaataaaataagcatTTGAAAGACTATAAAAAAAATGGCCATGTGCCATCATCCACGAACAATGATTTTTACTTGATATCAAGCTCAAAAAGTAAAGGGATTAATTTTATGGC from the Myotis daubentonii chromosome 7, mMyoDau2.1, whole genome shotgun sequence genome contains:
- the SERPINE2 gene encoding glia-derived nexin — protein: MSWHFPLFLVVTVTLPSVCLQFNPQPLEELGSDIGIQVFHQIVKSRPQDNIVISPHGIASVLGMLQLGADGRTKAQLTSVMRYGVKGAGKTLKKINKAIVSKKNKDIVTVANAMFVKNGSKIEVPFITRNKDVFQCEVRNVNFKDPASACDSINAWVKNETRGKIDNLLSPDLIDGVLTRMVLVNALYFKGLWKSRFRPENTKKRPFVAADGKSYQVPMLAQLSLFRSGSASTPNGLWYNFIELPYHGESISMLIALPSESSTPLSAIIPHISTKTIDSWTSMMVPKRVQVVLPKFTATAEMDLKEPLKVLGITEMFDPSKANFAKITRSENLHVSHILQKAKIEVSEDGTKASAVTTAILIARSSPPWFIVDRPFLFFIRHNPTGAFLFMGQINKP